One genomic window of Carassius gibelio isolate Cgi1373 ecotype wild population from Czech Republic chromosome A10, carGib1.2-hapl.c, whole genome shotgun sequence includes the following:
- the LOC128020798 gene encoding piggyBac transposable element-derived protein 4-like has product MKRRFSIVESLVHLYESSVEQGDGALHMTRDGGMEVERDTTQHTTNDGGMEDGDVTLHKTSDGRMEEERDLDGEAELDLELFDEASETEDNTEFDPDYHSSDGEESEEESEVTAETEAAYQSKNGKILWTPAPLPQKQQVRFPAHHIKRTPGPTRLACVNAEDIRSTFELFFPDDIKQILIEMTNLEGKRVFRDTWKDLDWTDMQAFFGLLILAGVYRSHHEAMSSLWHGVSGRAIFRATMSLKSFTNLSRVFCFYKRDREHNQQKSDKLAPVRDIWDKWVERLPLLYNPGPNITVDECLVRFRGHCPFKQYMPSKPGKYGIKIWAACDANSSYAWNLQIYSGKAADGKSEKNQGMRVVLDMTDGLEGHIITCDNFFTSYGLGEELLRRKMTMIGTVRSNKPELPPALLSMKDRVRLSSMFAFTDTHTLVSYCPRKNKNVLLMSTFHRDAKVSDKDHKKPEIILDYNQTKGGVDNLDKVVATYTCQRKTARWPMVIFFNMLDVSAYNSFVLWTKINPSWNKGNFSRRRLFLEELGVALVGPYMKRRHYVPRSPASQNMLVQAQACSLEKDVLLLASKYKVKEARACFTAKKPSSSPVSSPSKRKRCQVCESKKSTKTSVMCSRCNMYICRSHAITTSYCYACKKV; this is encoded by the exons ATGAAGAGGCGGTTCAGCATTGTGGAGTCCCTTGTTCATTTATATGAGTCCAGTGTAGAGCAAGGAGATGGAGCCCTACATATGACAAGGGATGGAGGGATGGAAGTGGAAAGAGACACAACCCAACATACAACTAATGATGGAGGAATGGAAGATGGTGATGTGACCCTACATAAGACAAGTGATGGCAGAATGGAAGAGGAAAGGGATCTGGATGGAGAAGCTGAGCTGGATCTGGAACTCTTTGATGAAGCTTCTGAAACAGAGGACAATACAGAGTTCGACCCAGACTACCATTCTTCTGATGGAGAAGAGTCAGAGGAAGAGTCAGAGGTCACTGCTGAAACAGAGGCAGCTTATCAGTCCAAAAACGGAAAAATATTGTGGACTCCAGCACCTCTTCCTCAGAAACAACAAGTGAGATTTCCAGCTCATCATATCAAAAGGACCCCTGGACCAACCAGGCTGGCATGTGTCAATGCTGAAGACATAAGATCAACATTTGAATTGTTTTTTCCAGATGATATTAAACAGATTTTGATTGAAATGACCAATTTAGAGGGGAAACGTGTATTTCGTGATACCTGGAAGGACTTGGACTGGACAGACATGCAGGCCTTTTTTGGTTTGTTGATTCTGGCAGGTGTGTATCGATCCCACCATGAGGCCATGAGTAGCTTATGGCACGGTGTATCAGGGAGGGCAATTTTTCGTGCTACCATGTCACTGAAAAGTTTTACCAATTTGTCAAGGGTCTTCTGCTTTTACAAAAGGGACAGAGAGCATAACCAACAGAAAAGTGACAAGCTGGCACCAGTAAGGGACATCTGGGATAAATGGGTTGAACGCCTGCCACTCTTGTACAATCCAGGCCCAAACATCACTGTGGACGAGTGCCTGGTCCGTTTCAGAGGACACTGTCCCTTCAAACAATACATGCCGAGTAAACCAGGCAAGTATGGCATTAAAATCTGGGCAGCATGCGATGCCAACTCGAGCTATGCGTGGAACCTGCAGATCTACTCTGGCAAAGCTGCCGACGGCAAGTCAGAAAAGAACCAAGGAATGCGAGTGGTCCTGGACATGACAGACGGTCTAGAGGGACACATCATCACGTGTGACAACTTTTTCACCTCGTATGGCCTTGGTGAGGAGCTGCTCCGAAGGAAAATGACCATGATCGGAACAGTCAGATCAAACAAACCTGAGCTTCCACCTGCGCTCCTGTCCATGAAGGACAGGGTCCGATTATCATCCATGTTCGCCTTCACTGATACACACACTCTTGTGTCCTACTGtcccagaaaaaataaaaatgtgctgttGATGAGCACTTTTCACAGAGATGCCAAAGTAAGTGACAAAGATCACAAGAAGCCAGAGATAATCCTAGACTACAACCAGACTAAAGGCGGAGTTGACAACCTCGACAAG GTTGTTGCCACTTACACCTGCCAAAGAAAGACAGCTCGTTGGCCAATGGTAATTTTCTTCAACATGTTGGATGTCTCAGCCTACAATTCATTTGTACTGTGGACAAAGATAAATCCCTCATGGAACAAAGGGAATTTCTCAAGAAGGAGGCTCTTCCTGGAAGAACTAGGGGTAGCTCTGGTTGGTCCCTACATGAAAAGACGGCATTACGTTCCCCGCTCACCAGCCTCTCAGAATATGTTGGTACAAGCACAAGCATGCTCTTTAGAAAAAGACGTCCTTCTGCTAGCCTCCAAATATAAGGTGAAGGAAGCACGAGCATGCTTTACAGCCAAAAAACCCAGCTCCTCCCCAGTATCAAGCCCCAGCAAGAGGAAAAGGTGTCAGGTCTGTGAATCAAAGAAGAGCACAAAAACCAGTGTGATGTGTAGTCGGTGTAACATGTACATTTGCAGGTCACACGCTATTACAACTTCTTATTGCTATGCATGCAAGAAAGTTTAA